In one window of Methanosarcina vacuolata Z-761 DNA:
- a CDS encoding cation diffusion facilitator family transporter: MGDREKNVGFAAALNILFTFIELIGGFLTNSLALIADALHDFADSFALIIAWYAEIKAKKPATSKMTFGYRRLSLLSATFTIIVLVAGSLFVLTQAVPRLISPEPVNAEGMVLIAVIGITINGLGYFRLKKGISQSEKVLSWHLLEDILGWIVLLIGSIIIRFWDKPVIDPIMTIGFTVFVLWGVSKNAKEIFNLLLEGVPEYIDIDEIKKSILSVEGVKMVHDLHIWSLEGETVLLTAHVVVEDKYLQTPDKMRQSIKSNLEGHHIEHSTLELEGEGLCSATECLFESKK, from the coding sequence ATGGGGGATAGGGAAAAAAATGTAGGGTTTGCTGCGGCTTTGAACATACTCTTCACATTCATAGAACTGATTGGAGGATTCTTAACAAACAGCCTGGCACTGATAGCTGATGCATTGCATGATTTTGCGGACAGTTTTGCGTTAATAATAGCCTGGTACGCGGAAATAAAAGCAAAAAAACCTGCAACAAGTAAAATGACTTTTGGATATCGAAGGTTATCTCTCTTATCTGCAACGTTTACTATTATTGTACTTGTAGCCGGATCGTTGTTTGTACTTACTCAGGCCGTCCCGCGTCTGATCAGTCCGGAACCTGTAAACGCCGAAGGAATGGTTTTAATTGCAGTCATTGGAATTACCATAAATGGCCTGGGATATTTTCGATTAAAGAAAGGGATAAGCCAGAGTGAGAAAGTATTATCCTGGCATCTTCTGGAAGACATTTTGGGATGGATAGTCCTGCTTATCGGGTCGATAATTATACGGTTCTGGGACAAACCAGTTATTGATCCTATAATGACAATCGGATTCACTGTTTTTGTATTATGGGGAGTTTCTAAAAACGCAAAAGAAATATTTAACCTTCTTCTAGAAGGAGTCCCGGAGTATATCGACATTGATGAGATTAAGAAATCTATCTTATCGGTTGAAGGAGTGAAGATGGTTCATGATCTCCATATATGGTCTCTGGAAGGAGAAACCGTTCTTTTAACAGCTCATGTAGTTGTGGAAGACAAATATTTACAAACACCGGATAAAATGAGGCAATCTATTAAAAGCAATTTAGAGGGACATCACATAGAGCATTCAACCCTTGAACTTGAAGGTGAAGGACTTTGTTCTGCAACAGAATGTCTTTTTGAATCGAAGAAATAA